From one Liolophura sinensis isolate JHLJ2023 chromosome 10, CUHK_Ljap_v2, whole genome shotgun sequence genomic stretch:
- the LOC135476786 gene encoding checkpoint protein HUS1-like, whose product MRFRGKLVDIGCIQHFSRVTSTVSKLAKNCVLRLTRDKLYFILSEKAVSGEVQIWCELTQSHFFDEYAMEGLSREDANEIYLDLIPENLVKALRSSQSAKWVKLKLTKKQTPCLSVEVSLPSLTGHDRLVVHDIPVNVIPKRLWDEFEEPELPKFDVNICMPHWKLLRNIVDKMKNLSNFVVISANGSGELRLMVETDMASVSTHFRDLTNATWNKDDDGMDTRADSPALDPQQFVEARVDIRKFAQFLAGQQVNPYKIICNIVHNTTLHFFMLHEDVSLQYFMPVVQS is encoded by the exons ATGAGGTTCCGAGGAAAATTAGTCGATATTGGCTGTATACAGCATTTCTCAA GAGTGACTAGCACTGTGTCCAAACTGGCTAAGAACTGTGTTCTGAGGCTGACCAGAGACAAGCTGTACTTTATCCTGTCTGAGAAGGCTGTTAGTGGGGAGGTGCAGATCTGGTGTGAGCTCACACAG AGTCATTTTTTTGACGAGTATGCGATGGAAGGTTTGTCTCGGGAGGATGCTAATGAGATTTACCTAGATTTGATTCCTGAGAACCTGGTAAAGGCTCTGAGGTCTTCACAAAGTGCCAAGTGGGTCAAACTGAAGTTGACCAAGAAACAGAcaccctgtctgtctgtggAAGTGTCACTG cCGTCTCTGACAGGCCATGACAGACTGGTCGTTCATGACATTCCAGTCAATGTCATTCCCAAAAGACTATGGGATGAGTTTGAGGAGCCAGAATTACCAAAGTTTGAT GTGAACATCTGTATGCCCCACTGGAAGCTACTCAGGAACATCGTTGACAAGATGAAGAATCTGAGTAACTTTGTG GTGATCTCAGCCAATGGAAGCGGAGAGTTGAGGTTAATGGTGGAGACTGACATGGCATCAGTATCCACACACTTCCGAGATCTGACCAATGCCACATGGA ACAAAGATGATGATGGTATGGATACACGGGCGGACAGTCCAGCGTTAGACCCCCAGCAGTTTGTGGAGGCACGTGTGGACATCAGGAAGTTTGCTCAGTTCCTGGCCGGTCAACAGGTCAACCCGTACAAGATCATCTGCA atattGTTCACAATACAACGCTTCATTTTTTCATGCTACATGAGGATGTGTCCCTCCAGTACTTCATGCCAGTTGTACAGAGCTGA